A genomic region of Corticium candelabrum chromosome 22, ooCorCand1.1, whole genome shotgun sequence contains the following coding sequences:
- the LOC134197320 gene encoding guanine nucleotide-binding protein-like 3 homolog — MVRPKKKSKRVPARKRYKIEKKVREHNRKERKRSKSKTGKTKKDPGIPNLFPFKDQILKQAEEKKRRLEEVKQRQKEQRKKEHAKRRKLGSLQNLQKDAARRSADFEKKMTSSSSPQMYSLPAAGSNTTDGSRHAYVKEFKKVVDAADVILEVLDARDPLGCRCPQVEEAVFASGPNKRLVLLLNKIDLVPSDNVKDWLKYLRHEYPTVAFKASTQQQRQNLSQSKVSTSLASSDLLASSRCLGADTLMKLLSNYCRNAGVKTAIRVGIVGFPNVGKSSVINSLKRSRACMVGAIPGVTKAMQEVHLDKHVKLLDCPGIVMASGKGLDQATAVLRNCIKVEDVVDPVSPVEVIIQRCQRDQVMEQYGIPEYGDVGEFLSHLALRKGKLRKGGIPDMAAAARSLLQDWNSGRFRFYTHPPETQVEVSARVVAEWGKCFDMASLEMEEQEMVLGDIEQSGESTGLLMESGHALEAASPDAVNSEEMVVKSDSDSAPELIDLSQVNMVVAIRDVKRKAPSASRKRVQYGMSKEALNPQTNKLVKEALKARKRRNKKFQRVVDDLEVGTSGLSLSSPTAARTDSDSDYDFEKDFQL, encoded by the exons ATGGTTCGGCCAA AGAAAAAGAGTAAGAGAGTACCGGCCAGGAAACGATACAAAATAGAAAAGAAG GTTAGAGAACATAACAGAAAAGAGAGGAAGCGCTCTAAATCTAAGACAGGAA agacaaagaaagaTCCCGGAATACCAAATCTATTCCCGTTCAAAGACCAAATACTGAAACAAGCggaagaaaagaagagacGG CTGGAAGAAGTGAAACAACGACAGAAAGAGCAGAGAAAGAAGGAGCATGCAAAGAGACGTAAACTCGGTAGTCTACAGAACTTGCAGAAAGATGCAGCTCGTCGTTCTGCAGACTTTGAGAAAAAG ATGACATCGTCAAGTAGTCCCCAAATGTACTCATTGCCTGCAGCTGGTAGTAATACAACTG ATGGTTCAAGACACGCTTACGTGAAGGAGTTCAAGAAG GTGGTTGATGCGGCTGATGTCATTTTGGAAGTTTTAGATGCCAGAGACCCTTTGGGATGCCGCTGCCCACAA GTAGAGGAAGCTGTATTTGCATCTGGACCCAACAAACGGCTTGTCCTACTTTTGAACAAAATAG ACCTTGTGCCTTCTGATAATGTAAAGGACTGGCTCAAGTACTTGAGACATGAATATCCCACTGTCGCATTCAAGGCATCAACTCAACAACAACGTCAGAACTTG AGTCAAAGTAAGGTATCGACAAGCTTGGCTTCTTCTGATTTGCTGGCAAGCAGTCGATGCCTTGGTGCTGACACACTGATGAAGCTTCTGAGCAATTACTGTCGCAATGCTGGAGTGAAGACTGCTATCCGTGTAGGCATAGTTG GCTTTCCGAATGTTGGAAAGAGCAG TGTTATCAATAGTCTAAAGAGATCGAGGGCATGCATGGTTGGTGCCATTCCTGGAGTTACCAA AGCTATGCAGGAGGTGCATCTGGATAAGCATGTCAAATTATTGGATTGTCCTGGTATAGTGATGGCATCTGGTAAGGGACTGGATCAAGCCACAGCAGTCTTAAGGAACTGTATAAAG GTGGAAGATGTAGTCGATCCTGTGTCTCCTGTAGAAGTGATCATACAGAGATGCCAGAGGGATCAG GTGATGGAGCAGTATGGTATACCCGAATATGGAGATGTCGGCGAGTTTCTTTCGCATTTGGCTTTGCGGAAGGGAAAACTAAGAAAAG GAGGAATTCCTGATATGGCTGCAGCAGCCAGGAGTTTACTTCAAGACTGGAATAG TGGGCGTTTCCGATtctacacccacccacctgaGACACAAGTGGAGGTGTCAGCAAGAGTTGTTGCTGAATGGGGAAAGTGTTTTGACATG GCTTCTTTAGAAATGGAGGAGCAGGAGATGGTCTTAGGAG ATATTGAACAAAGTGGTGAAAGTACAGGGCTACTTATGGAATCAGGTCATGCTTTAGAAGCTGCCTCACCAGATGCAGTCAACTCAGAGGAAATG GTGGTCAAAAGTGATTCTGATTCTGCACCAGAGCTAATTGATTTATCTCAG GTAAACATGGTGGTAGCAATAAGAGATGTAAAACGCAAGGCCCCCAGTGCTAGTAGGAAACGCGTACAATACGGCATGTCCAAGGAAGCACTGAATccccaaacaaacaaattggtGAAGGAG GCGCTGAAGGCCCGGAAGAGACGGAACAAGAAATTCCAAAGAG TGGTTGATGACCTGGAGGTCGGTACAAGTGGATTGTCATTGAGTTCACCGACAGCGGCACGGACAGATAGTGATTCTGACTATGATTTTGAGAAAGATTTTCAACTGTAA
- the LOC134197322 gene encoding EKC/KEOPS complex subunit Tprkb-like, which translates to MRLRPAMDERYGLFALDLFPSVYTGMALFTQVTNASELRSLIMEGALSAALLRPQLVLDPFQLLASANKAVHGLMNESMKTKTVHTEIIFNLSPSNNISESFKKFGISDDSQEVLLAVIDDRNATSLRAACDQVKGKLVHLDSLTDLADVPLVKNLYKVPQDELAISSLLYAVVSRMATKEAMK; encoded by the coding sequence atgcgtttACGACCAGCTATGGATGAGAGATATGGATTATTTGCTCTGGATTTATTCCCTTCCGTGTACACAGGAATGGCTCTTTTTACTCAAGTAACCAACGCATCTGAGTTGAGATCTCTAATCATGGAAGGTGCTCTATCAGCGGCTCTACTGCGACCACAACTTGTTCTTGATCCGTTCCAACTACTGGCGTCAGCTAACAAGGCCGTTCATGGCCTGATGAACGAATCAATGAAAACAAAAACTGTTCATACAGAAATAATCTTCAATTTGTCTCCTTCTAACAACATATCAGAATCATTCAAGAAATTCGGAATATCAGATGATAGCCAAGAGGTGCTTCTTGCCGTCATAGACGACAGAAACGCCACGTCTCTCAGAGCAGCCTGTGACCAGGTGAAAGGCAAACTGGTCCATTTGGACAGTTTGACAGACCTAGCTGATGTGCCGCTTGTAAAGAATTTATACAAAGTACCACAAGATGAACTTGCAATTTCCTCGTTACTATACGCTGTGGTATCGCGAATGGCTACCAAAGAGGCTATGAAATAA
- the LOC134197324 gene encoding ragulator complex protein LAMTOR5 homolog, translating into MEKELERQLDETMSQSGVVGLVCADSKGLCLGARGNGTAYAAAHITTLANKGRELAPYGSDPVIILESPGCNVLIKQQGGITLAVNKIP; encoded by the exons ATGGAGAAAGAACTGGAGAGGCAATTGGATGAAAC AATGAGTCAGTCAGGAGTTGTCGGTCTGGTATGTGCAGACTCTAAGGGCCTCTGCCTAGGAG CAAGGGGTAACGGAACTGCTTACGCAGCCGCACACATCACTACACTCGCTAACAAGGGACGCGAGCTTGCGCCCTACGGGTCGGACCCTGTAATTATCCTGGAGTCTCCTGGTTG CAATGTATTGATCAAGCAGCAAGGCGGCATCACTTTGGCGGTCAATAAAATTCCCTAA
- the LOC134197331 gene encoding uncharacterized protein LOC134197331 isoform X1 has product MAGERLYSLKAFHTGTTNLHLPGLHSFLPRNETNAVMSQYLREDGWFLLRPSFSNQGLFSICVTFQGNVKHFKILLDQETGQYFVSSRRFPTIVDLLNCYKQVPLKSKNCQVFLRRDIPVDRERERLHMIHQGIEPSPSKQLPTQIQKRPLPTVPGPVTTKTLPRGRPLPDVPQQKLQKDVVIMDKTRRGTWNSDEKSQKSQTIPREKEKGLPPGWTEHFSQQHKRAYYYNAKTRETTWKRPQPPDDPNYVTMLQKSLHQEQKQASPVENGPPVIPPRQTAASEPHTHLNPPVRRSSRKSIQNTSEATSPTQKPLYQEMKSAPVADQPRNLAPLSGGRFFPSGPTRTPEKAHTAPPPLPSRIDNSGNLQRDVNSVEGQIVLAPARISGREIPPPVPNRQESGSLPLQSKVTRDPPPLPPNRDMPPPIPSRNDMSQYPMPPPHREENGLPPRPRRGEQAPPPNLRFDAVPPAIPFKASPPAIPKRAAPPPLPNQERTRSVAQLPVHQNSVKCEPSSSFHEYVNARELPPLPVKDDKIAVSCEGSPAYPPPSSTYASRSVAAVPAAPPLPPVPPLLPVVTPITSSSPMVPSAAAPPPPPPPLAIPPPIDEVPPSPRPIKHTKSVPPPSPNRDNSNLLDEIKAFGGGAMGRLRSASERDPGPMEPQVIASEGDIIAALKSKLMMVNAAARQDESDEEFEQVEDDDDWS; this is encoded by the exons ATGGCTGGTGAGCGGTTATATAGTCTGAAAG CCTTTCACACTGGTACGACGAACCTTCATCTGCCCGGGCTGCATTCGTTTCTGCCACGGAACGAG ACCAATGCTGTGATGAGTCAGTATCTACGAGAGGATGGATGGTTTCTACTCAGACCCAGCTTTTCCAATCAGGGTTTATTCTCAATTTGTGTGAC ATTTCAGGGGAACGTGAAGCATTTTAAAATTCTACTTGATCAAGAAACAGGCCAATACTTTGTTTCATCTCGTCGCTTCCCAACGATTGTGGATCTCCTCAACTGTTACAAACAAGTTCCACTCAAATCTAAAAACTGTCAGGTGTTCCTCCGAAGAGATATTCCTGTTGATCGTGAACGGGAGAGATTGCATATGATTCATCAAGGCATTGAGCCTTCTCCTTCCAAACAGTTGCCTACTCAAATCCAGAAGCGTCCTCTTCCTACTGTTCCTGGTCCAGTGACTACGAAGACTCTTCCTCGTGGTCGGCCACTGCCTGATGTCCCACAACAAAAACTGCAGAAGGATGTGGTAATAATGGACAAAACAAGAAGGGGAACGTGGAATAGTGATGAGAAATCACAGAAGTCACAGACAATTCCGAGGGAAAAGGAAAAAGGCCTTCCTCCTGGTTGGACAGAGCACTTTAGTCAGCAGCACAAGAGAGCATATTATTATAATGCAAAGACTAGAGAGACAACATGGAAGAGGCCTCAACCACCTGACGACCCTAATTATGTTACCATGCTGCAGAAGTCCTTGCACCAGGAGCAGAAGCAGGCTAGCCCAGTGGAAAATGGACCACCTGTAATTCCTCCAAGACAGACTGCAGCAAGCGAACCTCACACTCATTTGAATCCACCAGTGCGTCGAAGCTCCAGAAAATCTATTCAGAATACATCAGAGGCAACAAGTCCGACTCAAAAGCCACTATATCAAGAAATGAAGTCAGCGCCTGTTGCTGATCAACCAAGAAACTTGGCACCACTAAGTGGCGGTAGGTTTTTTCCGTCTGGCCCAACAAGAACACCTGAAAAGGCTCACACTGCTCCTCCACCTCTTCCAAGTCGGATAGACAATTCAGGAAATTTACAGAGAGACGTAAATTCAGTAGAGGGGCAGATCGTCTTAGCACCGGCTCGTATATCCGGAAGAGAAATCCCACCACCAGTACCAAACAGGCAAGAGTCAGGAAGCCTACCTCTACAATCAAAAGTAACCCGTGACCCTCCACCATTACCTCCCAACAGGGACATGCCACCACCAATCCCTAGCAGAAATGATATGTCACAATACCCCATGCCACCTCCACACAGAGAAGAAAATGGTCTTCCGCCAAGACCGCGAAGAGGAGAGCAAGCTCCCCCACCCAATCTGAGATTTGATGCAGTGCCACCAGCTATTCCATTTAAAGCTAGTCCACCAGCAATACCAAAGAGAGCAGCACCGCCGCCACTGCCCAATCAAGAAAGAACCCGTTCTGTGGCTCAGTTACCTGTTCATCAAAATAGTGTAAAGTGTGAGCCTTCTTCCTCTTTCCACGAGTACGTGAACGCCAGAGAGTTGCCACCATTACCAGTGAAGGATGACAAAATTGCGGTGTCATGTGAAGGAAGTCCTGCTTACCCTCCACCTTCATCTACATATGCATCCAGGTCGGTGGCTGCAGTTCCTGCAGCTCCTCCTCTTCCACCTGTTCCTCCGCTCCTACCTGTTGTGACTCCTATTACTTCTTCATCTCCTATGGTACCGAGTGCTGCTGCTCCTCCACCTCCGCCTCCTCCTCTAGCAATCCCACCACCTATTGATGAGGTTCCACCGTCTCCGAGACCTATCAAGCACACAAAAAGTGTGCCACCACCATCGCCAAATCGTGACAACAGTAATCTTTTGGATGAAATCAAAGCGTTCGGTGGTGGAGCAATGGGTCGACTGAGATCTGCGTCGGAGCGAGATCCGGGTCCGATGGAGCCACAGGTAATTGCAAGCGAGGGAGACATTATAGCAGCACTTAAAAGCAAGCTGATGATGGTCAATGCAGCAGCTCGTCAGGATGAGTCTGACGAGGAGTTTGAACAAgttgaagatgatgatgattggAGCTAA
- the LOC134197331 gene encoding uncharacterized protein LOC134197331 isoform X2: MAAFHTGTTNLHLPGLHSFLPRNETNAVMSQYLREDGWFLLRPSFSNQGLFSICVTFQGNVKHFKILLDQETGQYFVSSRRFPTIVDLLNCYKQVPLKSKNCQVFLRRDIPVDRERERLHMIHQGIEPSPSKQLPTQIQKRPLPTVPGPVTTKTLPRGRPLPDVPQQKLQKDVVIMDKTRRGTWNSDEKSQKSQTIPREKEKGLPPGWTEHFSQQHKRAYYYNAKTRETTWKRPQPPDDPNYVTMLQKSLHQEQKQASPVENGPPVIPPRQTAASEPHTHLNPPVRRSSRKSIQNTSEATSPTQKPLYQEMKSAPVADQPRNLAPLSGGRFFPSGPTRTPEKAHTAPPPLPSRIDNSGNLQRDVNSVEGQIVLAPARISGREIPPPVPNRQESGSLPLQSKVTRDPPPLPPNRDMPPPIPSRNDMSQYPMPPPHREENGLPPRPRRGEQAPPPNLRFDAVPPAIPFKASPPAIPKRAAPPPLPNQERTRSVAQLPVHQNSVKCEPSSSFHEYVNARELPPLPVKDDKIAVSCEGSPAYPPPSSTYASRSVAAVPAAPPLPPVPPLLPVVTPITSSSPMVPSAAAPPPPPPPLAIPPPIDEVPPSPRPIKHTKSVPPPSPNRDNSNLLDEIKAFGGGAMGRLRSASERDPGPMEPQVIASEGDIIAALKSKLMMVNAAARQDESDEEFEQVEDDDDWS; encoded by the exons ATGGCTG CCTTTCACACTGGTACGACGAACCTTCATCTGCCCGGGCTGCATTCGTTTCTGCCACGGAACGAG ACCAATGCTGTGATGAGTCAGTATCTACGAGAGGATGGATGGTTTCTACTCAGACCCAGCTTTTCCAATCAGGGTTTATTCTCAATTTGTGTGAC ATTTCAGGGGAACGTGAAGCATTTTAAAATTCTACTTGATCAAGAAACAGGCCAATACTTTGTTTCATCTCGTCGCTTCCCAACGATTGTGGATCTCCTCAACTGTTACAAACAAGTTCCACTCAAATCTAAAAACTGTCAGGTGTTCCTCCGAAGAGATATTCCTGTTGATCGTGAACGGGAGAGATTGCATATGATTCATCAAGGCATTGAGCCTTCTCCTTCCAAACAGTTGCCTACTCAAATCCAGAAGCGTCCTCTTCCTACTGTTCCTGGTCCAGTGACTACGAAGACTCTTCCTCGTGGTCGGCCACTGCCTGATGTCCCACAACAAAAACTGCAGAAGGATGTGGTAATAATGGACAAAACAAGAAGGGGAACGTGGAATAGTGATGAGAAATCACAGAAGTCACAGACAATTCCGAGGGAAAAGGAAAAAGGCCTTCCTCCTGGTTGGACAGAGCACTTTAGTCAGCAGCACAAGAGAGCATATTATTATAATGCAAAGACTAGAGAGACAACATGGAAGAGGCCTCAACCACCTGACGACCCTAATTATGTTACCATGCTGCAGAAGTCCTTGCACCAGGAGCAGAAGCAGGCTAGCCCAGTGGAAAATGGACCACCTGTAATTCCTCCAAGACAGACTGCAGCAAGCGAACCTCACACTCATTTGAATCCACCAGTGCGTCGAAGCTCCAGAAAATCTATTCAGAATACATCAGAGGCAACAAGTCCGACTCAAAAGCCACTATATCAAGAAATGAAGTCAGCGCCTGTTGCTGATCAACCAAGAAACTTGGCACCACTAAGTGGCGGTAGGTTTTTTCCGTCTGGCCCAACAAGAACACCTGAAAAGGCTCACACTGCTCCTCCACCTCTTCCAAGTCGGATAGACAATTCAGGAAATTTACAGAGAGACGTAAATTCAGTAGAGGGGCAGATCGTCTTAGCACCGGCTCGTATATCCGGAAGAGAAATCCCACCACCAGTACCAAACAGGCAAGAGTCAGGAAGCCTACCTCTACAATCAAAAGTAACCCGTGACCCTCCACCATTACCTCCCAACAGGGACATGCCACCACCAATCCCTAGCAGAAATGATATGTCACAATACCCCATGCCACCTCCACACAGAGAAGAAAATGGTCTTCCGCCAAGACCGCGAAGAGGAGAGCAAGCTCCCCCACCCAATCTGAGATTTGATGCAGTGCCACCAGCTATTCCATTTAAAGCTAGTCCACCAGCAATACCAAAGAGAGCAGCACCGCCGCCACTGCCCAATCAAGAAAGAACCCGTTCTGTGGCTCAGTTACCTGTTCATCAAAATAGTGTAAAGTGTGAGCCTTCTTCCTCTTTCCACGAGTACGTGAACGCCAGAGAGTTGCCACCATTACCAGTGAAGGATGACAAAATTGCGGTGTCATGTGAAGGAAGTCCTGCTTACCCTCCACCTTCATCTACATATGCATCCAGGTCGGTGGCTGCAGTTCCTGCAGCTCCTCCTCTTCCACCTGTTCCTCCGCTCCTACCTGTTGTGACTCCTATTACTTCTTCATCTCCTATGGTACCGAGTGCTGCTGCTCCTCCACCTCCGCCTCCTCCTCTAGCAATCCCACCACCTATTGATGAGGTTCCACCGTCTCCGAGACCTATCAAGCACACAAAAAGTGTGCCACCACCATCGCCAAATCGTGACAACAGTAATCTTTTGGATGAAATCAAAGCGTTCGGTGGTGGAGCAATGGGTCGACTGAGATCTGCGTCGGAGCGAGATCCGGGTCCGATGGAGCCACAGGTAATTGCAAGCGAGGGAGACATTATAGCAGCACTTAAAAGCAAGCTGATGATGGTCAATGCAGCAGCTCGTCAGGATGAGTCTGACGAGGAGTTTGAACAAgttgaagatgatgatgattggAGCTAA
- the LOC134197331 gene encoding uncharacterized protein LOC134197331 isoform X3: MSQYLREDGWFLLRPSFSNQGLFSICVTFQGNVKHFKILLDQETGQYFVSSRRFPTIVDLLNCYKQVPLKSKNCQVFLRRDIPVDRERERLHMIHQGIEPSPSKQLPTQIQKRPLPTVPGPVTTKTLPRGRPLPDVPQQKLQKDVVIMDKTRRGTWNSDEKSQKSQTIPREKEKGLPPGWTEHFSQQHKRAYYYNAKTRETTWKRPQPPDDPNYVTMLQKSLHQEQKQASPVENGPPVIPPRQTAASEPHTHLNPPVRRSSRKSIQNTSEATSPTQKPLYQEMKSAPVADQPRNLAPLSGGRFFPSGPTRTPEKAHTAPPPLPSRIDNSGNLQRDVNSVEGQIVLAPARISGREIPPPVPNRQESGSLPLQSKVTRDPPPLPPNRDMPPPIPSRNDMSQYPMPPPHREENGLPPRPRRGEQAPPPNLRFDAVPPAIPFKASPPAIPKRAAPPPLPNQERTRSVAQLPVHQNSVKCEPSSSFHEYVNARELPPLPVKDDKIAVSCEGSPAYPPPSSTYASRSVAAVPAAPPLPPVPPLLPVVTPITSSSPMVPSAAAPPPPPPPLAIPPPIDEVPPSPRPIKHTKSVPPPSPNRDNSNLLDEIKAFGGGAMGRLRSASERDPGPMEPQVIASEGDIIAALKSKLMMVNAAARQDESDEEFEQVEDDDDWS, translated from the exons ATGAGTCAGTATCTACGAGAGGATGGATGGTTTCTACTCAGACCCAGCTTTTCCAATCAGGGTTTATTCTCAATTTGTGTGAC ATTTCAGGGGAACGTGAAGCATTTTAAAATTCTACTTGATCAAGAAACAGGCCAATACTTTGTTTCATCTCGTCGCTTCCCAACGATTGTGGATCTCCTCAACTGTTACAAACAAGTTCCACTCAAATCTAAAAACTGTCAGGTGTTCCTCCGAAGAGATATTCCTGTTGATCGTGAACGGGAGAGATTGCATATGATTCATCAAGGCATTGAGCCTTCTCCTTCCAAACAGTTGCCTACTCAAATCCAGAAGCGTCCTCTTCCTACTGTTCCTGGTCCAGTGACTACGAAGACTCTTCCTCGTGGTCGGCCACTGCCTGATGTCCCACAACAAAAACTGCAGAAGGATGTGGTAATAATGGACAAAACAAGAAGGGGAACGTGGAATAGTGATGAGAAATCACAGAAGTCACAGACAATTCCGAGGGAAAAGGAAAAAGGCCTTCCTCCTGGTTGGACAGAGCACTTTAGTCAGCAGCACAAGAGAGCATATTATTATAATGCAAAGACTAGAGAGACAACATGGAAGAGGCCTCAACCACCTGACGACCCTAATTATGTTACCATGCTGCAGAAGTCCTTGCACCAGGAGCAGAAGCAGGCTAGCCCAGTGGAAAATGGACCACCTGTAATTCCTCCAAGACAGACTGCAGCAAGCGAACCTCACACTCATTTGAATCCACCAGTGCGTCGAAGCTCCAGAAAATCTATTCAGAATACATCAGAGGCAACAAGTCCGACTCAAAAGCCACTATATCAAGAAATGAAGTCAGCGCCTGTTGCTGATCAACCAAGAAACTTGGCACCACTAAGTGGCGGTAGGTTTTTTCCGTCTGGCCCAACAAGAACACCTGAAAAGGCTCACACTGCTCCTCCACCTCTTCCAAGTCGGATAGACAATTCAGGAAATTTACAGAGAGACGTAAATTCAGTAGAGGGGCAGATCGTCTTAGCACCGGCTCGTATATCCGGAAGAGAAATCCCACCACCAGTACCAAACAGGCAAGAGTCAGGAAGCCTACCTCTACAATCAAAAGTAACCCGTGACCCTCCACCATTACCTCCCAACAGGGACATGCCACCACCAATCCCTAGCAGAAATGATATGTCACAATACCCCATGCCACCTCCACACAGAGAAGAAAATGGTCTTCCGCCAAGACCGCGAAGAGGAGAGCAAGCTCCCCCACCCAATCTGAGATTTGATGCAGTGCCACCAGCTATTCCATTTAAAGCTAGTCCACCAGCAATACCAAAGAGAGCAGCACCGCCGCCACTGCCCAATCAAGAAAGAACCCGTTCTGTGGCTCAGTTACCTGTTCATCAAAATAGTGTAAAGTGTGAGCCTTCTTCCTCTTTCCACGAGTACGTGAACGCCAGAGAGTTGCCACCATTACCAGTGAAGGATGACAAAATTGCGGTGTCATGTGAAGGAAGTCCTGCTTACCCTCCACCTTCATCTACATATGCATCCAGGTCGGTGGCTGCAGTTCCTGCAGCTCCTCCTCTTCCACCTGTTCCTCCGCTCCTACCTGTTGTGACTCCTATTACTTCTTCATCTCCTATGGTACCGAGTGCTGCTGCTCCTCCACCTCCGCCTCCTCCTCTAGCAATCCCACCACCTATTGATGAGGTTCCACCGTCTCCGAGACCTATCAAGCACACAAAAAGTGTGCCACCACCATCGCCAAATCGTGACAACAGTAATCTTTTGGATGAAATCAAAGCGTTCGGTGGTGGAGCAATGGGTCGACTGAGATCTGCGTCGGAGCGAGATCCGGGTCCGATGGAGCCACAGGTAATTGCAAGCGAGGGAGACATTATAGCAGCACTTAAAAGCAAGCTGATGATGGTCAATGCAGCAGCTCGTCAGGATGAGTCTGACGAGGAGTTTGAACAAgttgaagatgatgatgattggAGCTAA
- the LOC134197333 gene encoding uncharacterized protein LOC134197333: MSLTSPNLMCPETGNPYQKYKGIIYIMGFHIDQEPRSVRQYFESHVGPCEVHSCSRSTKTAMRGLYVSLKFKYEDDARRAMAEYQNQSVKGSKPLTILWYCDRETRINSGSIWSSRHSRDEISIKEHSHTRQRRANTRYLSHSSNRKRGMSSSRSRSTSVTRSPHIRSSYMSYSHTDREKSHTPSRSGSLMSYKETMDTLPPHTQLESYPVHSFSETLSHHSEIETSTHEIVEPVHSHTEMDAIAASQDIVCTDGYGRRDDSVDLRLMLSHRISSCWMDVRQELGMEKTLSCLPPTVEQGDEVEEHATEEFEPFHKKGRIAFKIKSSLKSPSTRTPVFDYGENATTAENIRQGRHIQVSHENCLTDQQTKNYGDLQRWGFVPIQSHEAKESPVRDVGEETEPPALHGTQVGDSGDASVECATNIEEQPSMDISPIASADEAANTNEELLYTNKDDNARGEPFQTALLALLKRRTKLEQAFHNDCHLLAQSVEIFTRHCPEQQTVLLSVLRSTLNQLSVQVTKRMEEYAQGLLTTAAVDKSTTMPS; encoded by the exons ATGAGTTTGACGTCGCCGAATTTGATGTGCCCGGAGACCGGCAATCCGTACCAGAAATACAAAGGCATCATCTACATCATGGGATTTCATATCGACCAGGAGCCGCGTTCAGTGCG ACAGTATTTTGAGAGCCACGTGGGACCGTGTGAAGTTCATAGCTGTTCGAGATCTACTAAGACTGCCATGCGTGGTCTGTATGTGTCGTTGAAGTTCAAGTATGAGGATGATGCTAGAAGAGCCATGGCGGA GTACCAAAATCAGTCTGTGAAAGGTAGTAAGCCTTTGACTATATTGTGGTACTGTGATCGAGAAACACGCATCAACTCAGGCAGCATATGGAGCAGCAGGCATTCTCGTGACGAAATTAGTATCAAGGAACATTCACATACAAGACAAAGGCGTGCCAACACTAGATATTTAAGCCACTCTTCTAATAGGAAGAGGGGTATGTCATCTTCCAGATCACGTTCTACATCTGTAACGAGGTCTCCTCACATTCGTAGCTCATATATGAGTTACAGTCATACAGATCGTGAGAAGAGTCACACACCGTCACGTTCTGGATCACTGATGTCTTATAAAGAAACAATGGATACATtgccaccacacacacagttagAATCGTATCCTGTTCATTCCTTCAGTGAGACCCTTTCGCATCATTCTGAGATTGAGACATCAACTCACGAAATCGTGGAGCCCGTTCATTCTCACACTGAAATGGATGCCATTGCTGCAAGTCAAGATATTGTGTGTACAGATGGTTATGGTCGTAGAGACGATTCAGTTGATCTTAGACTAATGCTGTCGCATCGCATTTCATCATGCTGGATGGATGTGAGGCAGGAACTGGGAATGGAGAAGACCCTTTCATGTTTACCTCCAACGGTTGAGCAAGGAGATGAGGTAGAAGAGCATGCGACTGAGGAGTTTGAGCCATTTCACAAAAAGGGACGAATAGCATTTAAG ATCAAGAGTAGTCTTAAGTCACCATCTACGAGGACGCCTGTGTTTGACTATGGAGAGAATGCAACTACAGCAGAGAACATCAGACAGGGAAGACATATCCAGGTATCCCATGAAAACTGTCTTACAGACCAGCAAACCAAGAATTATGGTGACCTTCAGCGCTGGGGATTTGTTCCTATTCAGTCACACGAAGCAAAGGAGTCGCCTGTTAGAGATGTAGGTGAGGAAACAGAGCCACCTGCACTGCATGGTACGCAGGTAGGTGATTCAGGTGATGCATCTGTTGAGTGTGCGACCAACATAGAGGAGCAGCCTAGTATGGATATCAGTCCCATAGCTAGTGCTGACGAAGCTGCTAATACTAATGAAGAATTGTTATATACCAACAAAGATGATAACGCAAGGGGTGAACCCTTTCAGACTGCTTTATTGGCATTGTTAAAAAGGAGGACCAAACTGGAACAG GCATTTCATAATGATTGCCACCTGTTGGCACAATCAGTAGAAATATTTACAAG